The Actinocatenispora sera genome has a window encoding:
- a CDS encoding DUF397 domain-containing protein yields MSGLSGAVWRKSSRSSASNQCVEVATNLPGIVGVRDSKDPAGVALAVAPTAFDAFVRFAAGCATAR; encoded by the coding sequence GTGAGTGGCCTTTCCGGCGCGGTGTGGCGCAAGTCCAGCCGCAGCAGCGCCAGCAACCAGTGCGTCGAAGTGGCGACGAACCTGCCCGGGATCGTCGGGGTACGCGACTCGAAGGACCCGGCCGGTGTCGCCCTCGCGGTGGCCCCGACCGCGTTCGACGCGTTCGTACGCTTCGCCGCGGGGTGTGCCACCGCGCGATGA
- a CDS encoding carboxymuconolactone decarboxylase family protein: protein MEPRIDLFASPTPTQVLKRFANAALALERSTLPKTLRELLQLRVGQINGCGLCVDAHTKEAAAAGETPVRISLVAAWRESTVFTAAERAALALAEEGTRLGDERHGVSDETWAAAREHYDDDQLGTLVCLIAMINAATRMNVMVRNPGGSYQPGTFAAAGSE, encoded by the coding sequence ATGGAACCCCGCATCGACCTGTTCGCCAGCCCGACCCCGACCCAGGTGCTCAAGCGCTTCGCGAACGCCGCCCTCGCGCTGGAACGGTCGACCCTGCCGAAGACGTTGCGCGAGCTGCTGCAGCTGCGGGTCGGCCAGATCAACGGCTGCGGCCTGTGCGTGGACGCGCACACCAAGGAGGCCGCGGCCGCCGGCGAGACCCCGGTACGGATCAGCCTGGTCGCCGCGTGGCGCGAGTCGACCGTGTTCACCGCGGCCGAGCGGGCCGCGCTGGCACTGGCCGAGGAGGGCACCCGGCTCGGCGACGAGCGGCACGGCGTCTCCGACGAGACCTGGGCCGCCGCCCGTGAGCACTACGACGACGACCAGCTCGGCACCCTCGTCTGCCTGATCGCGATGATCAACGCGGCCACCCGGATGAACGTCATGGTGCGCAACCCCGGCGGCTCGTACCAGCCCGGTACGTTCGCCGCCGCCGGCAGCGAGTGA
- a CDS encoding DUF6194 family protein produces the protein MSMDRLLDTIRAFDGVLELAPAAGGPFPEIAWGDHFFYYAPDGQVPQREQPYATIVTKNYPDDDECDLDAPDRWRLNIHVGTAAFVELTGENPRAEATPRDRTATDVVFPHPLYRTQGWVSIVNPGERTGELAVRLLRQAHEAARRRAERRPAGNG, from the coding sequence ATGAGTATGGACCGACTTCTCGACACGATCCGCGCCTTCGACGGAGTACTGGAGCTTGCGCCGGCCGCCGGCGGCCCGTTTCCGGAGATCGCCTGGGGCGACCACTTCTTCTACTACGCCCCGGACGGGCAGGTGCCCCAGCGGGAGCAGCCCTACGCCACCATCGTGACCAAGAACTATCCGGACGACGACGAGTGCGACCTCGATGCGCCGGACCGCTGGCGGCTGAACATCCACGTCGGCACGGCCGCGTTCGTCGAGCTCACCGGCGAGAACCCGCGGGCGGAGGCGACCCCGCGGGACCGCACTGCCACCGACGTCGTCTTCCCGCACCCGCTGTATCGCACCCAGGGTTGGGTGTCGATCGTCAACCCCGGCGAGCGCACCGGCGAGCTGGCCGTCCGGCTGCTGCGGCAGGCGCACGAGGCGGCCCGGCGCCGGGCGGAACGCAGGCCGGCAGGCAACGGGTGA
- a CDS encoding class II glutamine amidotransferase — translation MCRWLVYTGSPIRPEELLYKVDHSLIDQSMHAKLGVTTLNGDGFGMGWYDGPRRPGVFRGIGPAWGDRNLRELAEHLESGLFFAHIRASTGTAVQETNCHPFRYRTWLWMHNGEIHDFHRIKRDLALAVEPELFPHLEGSTDSEMMFYLALSYGLRDDPPAAVARMVGHVERVAAEHGIANPVQMTIATSNGERVWIFRYSSAGASRSLFFSRRIEALRELYPENPMFHRVSERTRLIVSEPLGDLPGAWREVPESSYGVVEAGGDSLRDFHPTPV, via the coding sequence ATGTGCCGATGGCTGGTGTACACCGGGTCGCCGATCAGGCCCGAGGAACTGCTGTACAAGGTCGACCACTCGCTGATCGACCAGAGCATGCACGCCAAGCTGGGGGTGACCACCCTCAACGGCGATGGCTTCGGGATGGGCTGGTACGACGGTCCGCGTCGGCCCGGCGTGTTCCGCGGCATCGGGCCGGCCTGGGGTGACCGGAACCTGCGCGAGCTGGCCGAGCACCTGGAGAGCGGGCTGTTCTTCGCGCACATCCGCGCCTCCACCGGCACCGCCGTGCAGGAGACCAACTGCCACCCGTTCCGGTATCGGACCTGGCTGTGGATGCACAACGGCGAGATCCACGACTTCCACCGGATCAAGCGGGACCTGGCGCTCGCGGTCGAGCCCGAGCTGTTTCCGCACCTGGAGGGCTCCACCGATTCCGAGATGATGTTCTACCTGGCGCTGAGCTACGGGCTGCGCGACGACCCGCCCGCCGCCGTCGCCCGGATGGTCGGGCACGTCGAACGGGTCGCCGCCGAGCACGGCATCGCGAACCCGGTGCAGATGACGATCGCCACCTCCAACGGCGAGCGCGTCTGGATCTTCCGGTACTCCAGCGCGGGCGCATCCCGGTCGCTGTTCTTCTCGCGGCGCATCGAGGCGCTGCGCGAGCTGTACCCGGAGAACCCGATGTTTCACCGGGTGTCCGAGCGCACCCGGCTGATCGTGTCCGAGCCGCTCGGCGACCTGCCCGGCGCCTGGCGGGAGGTACCCGAGTCGAGCTACGGCGTGGTCGAGGCGGGCGGGGACTCTCTCCGCGACTTCCACCCCACCCCGGTCTGA
- a CDS encoding GPP34 family phosphoprotein, producing the protein MTDPRRTNHTGWYEQLHPDAAPSTRSAPVPPRAEPPPRAVPPTHAAPPRAPHTDPAYPPSAAHRPAPGTGGARVRPIADELFRGATDAFTGATRINHRLVDIGCAAALVAELMLTWRDDPVHGRQRLLRTFPAAETGTPVLAPDHRLYLEAPPRDPLCYRVLSEIVEDARDQRRPVVEFIEYLSDRAYRMVGERLAMARLVVEEQRRSGLRRRQVFLDVEPTASVNALTRLPRKLRDREPVGEADRVLFGLYDAIGLMAVVRREFSDHFPMPTDLRLTPDLQSVLDAASELQAVVTRRH; encoded by the coding sequence GTGACCGACCCACGGCGGACGAACCACACCGGTTGGTACGAGCAGCTGCACCCCGACGCTGCCCCATCGACCCGGTCGGCCCCGGTCCCACCGCGCGCCGAGCCACCGCCGCGCGCCGTCCCGCCGACCCACGCCGCGCCGCCGCGGGCGCCACACACCGACCCGGCGTACCCGCCGTCCGCTGCCCACCGACCGGCACCCGGCACCGGCGGGGCCAGGGTCCGGCCGATCGCCGACGAACTGTTTCGCGGCGCGACCGACGCGTTCACCGGAGCCACCCGCATCAACCACCGGCTGGTCGACATCGGCTGCGCCGCGGCGCTGGTCGCCGAGCTGATGCTGACCTGGCGGGACGACCCGGTACACGGGCGGCAGCGGCTGCTGCGCACGTTCCCGGCGGCCGAGACCGGGACCCCGGTACTCGCCCCCGACCACCGGCTCTACCTGGAGGCGCCGCCGCGCGACCCGCTGTGCTACCGGGTGCTGTCGGAGATCGTCGAGGACGCCCGGGACCAGCGGCGGCCGGTGGTGGAGTTCATCGAGTACCTCTCCGACCGGGCGTACCGGATGGTCGGCGAGCGGCTCGCGATGGCGCGGCTGGTGGTCGAGGAGCAGCGCCGGTCCGGGCTGCGTCGACGGCAGGTGTTCCTCGACGTCGAGCCGACCGCGTCGGTCAACGCGCTGACCCGGTTGCCGCGCAAGCTGCGCGACCGCGAGCCGGTCGGCGAGGCGGACCGGGTGCTGTTCGGGCTCTACGACGCGATCGGGTTGATGGCCGTGGTCCGTCGGGAGTTCTCCGACCACTTCCCGATGCCCACCGATCTGCGGCTCACCCCCGACCTGCAGTCGGTCCTGGACGCCGCGAGCGAACTGCAGGCCGTCGTGACCCGACGGCACTGA
- a CDS encoding GreA/GreB family elongation factor produces the protein MGEPDPVRRLREELETVGEQRRQLAATLADDRQPGDTADQAEGIERANELRRLDARIAQLQALLDGADTGTGLPFGTRAVLRFADGDTERVEIAPVPATGASGAAITRDSPLARALTGHAVGDTITWRTPGGDASAELVELHPPTG, from the coding sequence ATGGGCGAGCCGGATCCGGTACGGCGGCTGCGCGAGGAGCTGGAGACGGTGGGCGAGCAGCGCCGCCAGCTGGCCGCGACGCTGGCGGACGACCGGCAGCCCGGGGACACCGCCGACCAGGCCGAGGGCATCGAGCGGGCCAACGAGCTGCGCCGGCTGGATGCGCGCATCGCGCAGTTGCAGGCGCTGCTGGACGGCGCGGACACCGGTACCGGGCTGCCGTTCGGTACCCGGGCGGTGCTGCGGTTCGCCGACGGCGACACCGAACGGGTCGAGATCGCCCCGGTGCCGGCGACCGGCGCCAGCGGCGCGGCGATCACCCGGGACAGCCCGCTGGCGCGGGCGCTGACCGGGCACGCCGTGGGCGACACCATCACCTGGCGTACCCCCGGCGGGGACGCGTCCGCCGAGCTGGTCGAGCTGCATCCGCCGACCGGCTGA
- a CDS encoding GNAT family N-acetyltransferase → MSVPIATAGRADADRLTRLLSDAFLLGDLADWLVPDLAQRREIYPRYWAIIARHALAGAATVDVTDAGSAAALWYAADGGEPDLVPGDYDALLASACGRHVGRFAALDRAMHDAYPDRPGYAYLGFVGVTPERQRAGLGAALLDHRHRQLDRAGSAAFLIASSAGSARLYRRLGYRPAGPDIRPGPDAPALYPMLREPRPAT, encoded by the coding sequence GTGAGCGTGCCCATCGCGACGGCCGGTCGGGCCGACGCCGACCGCCTGACCCGGCTGCTGTCGGACGCGTTCCTGCTCGGTGACCTCGCCGACTGGCTGGTACCCGATCTGGCGCAGCGCCGCGAGATCTACCCGCGGTACTGGGCGATCATCGCGCGCCATGCCCTGGCCGGCGCGGCCACCGTGGACGTCACCGACGCCGGCAGCGCCGCGGCCCTCTGGTACGCCGCCGACGGCGGTGAGCCGGACCTGGTACCGGGCGACTACGACGCGTTGCTGGCCAGCGCGTGCGGCCGGCACGTCGGCCGGTTCGCCGCGCTGGACCGTGCGATGCACGACGCGTACCCGGACCGACCCGGCTACGCCTACCTCGGCTTCGTCGGCGTCACGCCCGAGCGGCAGCGGGCCGGACTGGGCGCGGCGTTGCTGGACCACCGGCATCGACAGCTGGACCGGGCCGGTAGCGCGGCGTTCCTGATCGCCTCGTCGGCCGGCTCGGCCCGGCTCTACCGGCGGCTCGGCTACCGGCCGGCTGGTCCGGACATCCGCCCCGGGCCCGACGCGCCCGCCCTCTACCCGATGCTGCGCGAACCCCGACCGGCCACCTGA
- a CDS encoding APC family permease: MAVQAFPASAVTNRLARNRLSWGTLGGYVVALAAPLTVVGAGLTNGWAVTGLTSIPIAYLAVALILWWFAVGYVALGRRIPNAGALYVTIAAGIGRIAAVAAGLVAVVSYAAMEAGLLGGFGVAGGRQIAELFGPNISPWWMAIAALVVITVLGVLKVNLAGRMLAVALVAEILAILVFDVIEIAHPHGSVSLAALNPLELFGGGGTALVGMVIALTGLVGFEDSYNYSEEAKKGAPWIAVYGALAFTAAIYALSAWAMTVAAGPGNVVAGAGKYADQYLFHLVSPYVPSWSLRIAQILLCTSLLAAAIGFSNTGARYFFALGRDRVLPGVFGRTWSRTAAPAGGAVAQSVLVLGIIVVMVSQGADPETALFFGGTVFAGYGVLLLMTLCCIAALVYFARKRRAENLWQARIAPVLGFLGLAVIAAVTTINFGTLVGIPNGSFWARALPAGIGAVAVLGIVWGLLRRATNRTAYGRIGQGGRHLTAGPAAVPEPSPAATSEAVVLGGDG, from the coding sequence GTGGCTGTGCAAGCCTTTCCGGCCAGCGCGGTGACCAACCGCCTGGCCCGCAACAGACTGTCCTGGGGCACGCTCGGCGGCTACGTCGTCGCGCTGGCCGCACCGCTGACCGTGGTCGGCGCCGGACTGACCAACGGCTGGGCCGTCACCGGCCTGACCTCCATCCCGATCGCGTACCTCGCGGTGGCGCTGATCCTGTGGTGGTTCGCCGTCGGTTACGTGGCGCTGGGCCGGCGGATCCCGAACGCCGGCGCGCTGTACGTCACGATCGCCGCCGGCATCGGCCGCATCGCCGCCGTCGCCGCCGGCCTGGTCGCGGTCGTGTCGTACGCGGCGATGGAGGCCGGGCTGCTCGGCGGGTTCGGGGTCGCCGGCGGCCGGCAGATCGCCGAACTGTTCGGCCCGAACATCTCGCCCTGGTGGATGGCGATCGCCGCGCTGGTGGTCATCACCGTGCTGGGCGTGCTGAAGGTCAACCTGGCCGGCCGGATGCTCGCCGTCGCGCTGGTCGCCGAGATCCTGGCGATCCTGGTGTTCGACGTCATCGAGATCGCGCACCCGCACGGCTCGGTGTCGCTCGCCGCCCTCAACCCGCTGGAACTGTTCGGCGGCGGCGGCACCGCGCTGGTCGGCATGGTCATCGCGCTGACCGGCCTGGTCGGCTTCGAGGACTCCTACAACTACAGCGAGGAGGCGAAGAAGGGCGCGCCCTGGATCGCCGTGTACGGCGCGCTCGCGTTCACCGCCGCCATCTACGCGCTGTCCGCCTGGGCGATGACCGTCGCCGCCGGACCGGGCAACGTCGTCGCCGGCGCCGGCAAGTACGCCGACCAGTACCTGTTCCACCTGGTCTCGCCGTACGTGCCGAGCTGGAGTCTGCGGATCGCGCAGATCCTGCTGTGCACCTCGCTGCTCGCCGCCGCGATCGGCTTCTCCAACACCGGCGCGCGCTACTTCTTCGCACTCGGCCGCGACCGCGTGCTGCCCGGCGTGTTCGGCCGTACCTGGTCGCGCACCGCCGCGCCGGCCGGCGGAGCCGTCGCCCAGTCCGTGCTGGTGCTCGGGATCATCGTGGTGATGGTCTCGCAGGGCGCCGACCCGGAGACCGCGCTGTTCTTCGGCGGTACCGTGTTCGCCGGGTACGGCGTGCTGCTGCTGATGACGCTGTGCTGCATCGCCGCCCTGGTCTACTTCGCCCGCAAGCGGCGCGCGGAGAACCTCTGGCAGGCCCGGATCGCCCCGGTGCTCGGGTTTCTCGGCCTCGCCGTGATCGCGGCCGTCACCACCATCAACTTCGGCACCCTGGTCGGCATCCCGAACGGCTCGTTCTGGGCCAGGGCGCTGCCGGCCGGCATCGGCGCGGTCGCGGTGCTCGGGATCGTCTGGGGGCTGTTGCGGCGGGCGACCAACCGCACCGCGTACGGTCGGATCGGGCAGGGTGGGCGGCACCTGACCGCCGGTCCGGCGGCGGTACCCGAGCCGAGCCCGGCGGCCACCAGCGAGGCGGTGGTGCTCGGCGGTGACGGGTGA
- a CDS encoding MerR family transcriptional regulator has product MAAAMTTAAVAAASGYSVQQVRDLERLGVIPAAARSGNGYRRFGPAHVDALRAYRALAYAVGPVEARQAMRAVRHRPPAEGAALICGFHARLNEERAQALAARLALESIRAEAGTDAEPVDGDSMTITELSQALGVRASTLRFWEKAGLVAPDRVGTPAGTARRYPLAAIREARIVAALRAGGYRIPDVLAAITAARDLSEVGGSLAALDARLAAIADRALALLRAGELLAEIISPSGAGPGSPVRADRERP; this is encoded by the coding sequence ATGGCGGCGGCGATGACCACGGCCGCGGTCGCGGCCGCTTCCGGCTACTCCGTCCAGCAGGTACGGGACCTGGAACGGCTGGGCGTGATCCCGGCCGCCGCGCGATCGGGCAACGGGTACCGGCGGTTCGGCCCGGCACACGTGGACGCGCTGCGCGCCTACCGGGCCCTCGCGTACGCGGTGGGCCCGGTCGAGGCGCGGCAGGCGATGCGGGCGGTCCGGCACCGGCCGCCGGCGGAGGGTGCGGCGCTGATCTGCGGGTTCCACGCCCGGCTGAACGAGGAGCGGGCGCAGGCGCTCGCCGCCCGGCTGGCGCTGGAGTCGATCCGGGCCGAGGCAGGCACCGACGCCGAACCGGTCGACGGCGACTCGATGACCATCACCGAACTCTCGCAGGCCCTCGGGGTCCGGGCGTCCACCCTCCGGTTCTGGGAGAAGGCGGGCCTGGTGGCGCCGGATCGTGTCGGCACGCCCGCCGGGACCGCGCGGCGCTACCCGCTGGCGGCGATCAGGGAGGCGCGCATCGTCGCGGCCCTGCGCGCCGGTGGGTACCGCATCCCCGACGTGCTGGCCGCGATCACGGCGGCGCGCGATCTCAGCGAGGTGGGCGGCTCGCTTGCCGCGCTCGACGCCCGGCTGGCGGCCATCGCCGATCGGGCGCTCGCCCTGCTGCGGGCGGGTGAGCTGCTGGCGGAGATCATCTCGCCGTCGGGCGCCGGACCCGGGTCGCCGGTACGCGCAGATCGAGAACGGCCCTGA
- a CDS encoding RNA polymerase sigma-70 factor, with amino-acid sequence MLGSATDAEDVLQETWLRWIGVDLAPIRDQRAYLVRITTRQALTRLRTLRRRRESYIGPWLPEPLLTTPDVAEDVELADSVSMAMLLVLETLTPTERAVFVLREVFDLSYDEIAAAVDRTPATVRQIAHRARAHVAARRPREVVSAAQTRDVLEAFHRAVQTGDLQRLLELLAPDVVLLTDGGGVVRAALAPIVGAERVVPVLGNITGTASLRAALVNGHPALLVRFADGTGAAVAVRVDGGRVTGLYAVRNPEKLAHLDRAAPLHR; translated from the coding sequence ATGCTCGGTTCGGCGACCGATGCCGAGGACGTGCTGCAGGAGACCTGGCTGCGCTGGATCGGCGTCGACCTCGCACCGATCCGGGACCAGCGCGCCTACCTCGTCCGCATCACCACCCGGCAGGCGCTGACCCGGCTGCGGACGCTGCGCCGGCGCCGGGAGTCCTACATCGGCCCGTGGCTGCCGGAGCCGTTGCTGACCACGCCGGACGTGGCCGAGGACGTCGAGCTGGCCGACAGCGTCTCGATGGCCATGCTGTTGGTACTGGAGACGCTCACGCCCACCGAGCGCGCGGTCTTCGTGCTGCGCGAGGTGTTCGACCTGTCGTACGACGAGATCGCCGCCGCGGTGGACCGCACGCCGGCGACGGTGCGCCAGATCGCCCACCGGGCCCGGGCCCACGTCGCGGCGCGCCGGCCGCGCGAGGTCGTCTCCGCCGCGCAGACCCGTGACGTACTGGAGGCCTTCCACCGCGCGGTGCAGACCGGTGACCTGCAGCGGCTGCTCGAACTGCTCGCGCCGGACGTGGTGCTGCTGACCGACGGCGGCGGCGTGGTCCGCGCGGCACTGGCGCCGATCGTGGGCGCCGAGCGGGTCGTTCCAGTACTCGGCAACATCACCGGTACCGCGTCGCTGCGGGCGGCGCTGGTCAACGGTCACCCGGCGCTGCTCGTCCGGTTCGCCGACGGGACCGGGGCGGCGGTGGCGGTACGGGTCGACGGCGGCCGGGTCACCGGGCTCTACGCGGTCCGCAACCCGGAGAAGCTGGCGCATCTGGACCGCGCCGCGCCGCTGCACCGTTGA
- a CDS encoding helix-turn-helix domain-containing protein, protein MRNRSSLDAAAAENGESVGAAWARRKVGNLLRELREQAGVTQEDAAEFIERHVTTLYKIENGLPGVKLRPKGDIDGLVELYGADEATHRRLTELLALTRLKGPFTRYRDVVSPEFDLYLGLEGSATELVSYEPDLVPGLLQTEAYASAITSLPGGDGRSRPPTEVAKRVRLRRSRQSVLTRATDPLRLDVVLSETVLRRPVGGPQVLADQLTHIVAMTELPTVSVRVVRFAAGLHLGYTTGQFIVLRFPEDQPIAYCDGFLGDNYFNKPQEVARYDEAFADISKHALNAADSREFIGQITKETTT, encoded by the coding sequence ATGCGTAATCGGTCGAGCCTCGACGCGGCGGCGGCCGAGAACGGCGAGTCGGTCGGCGCGGCGTGGGCCCGGCGCAAGGTCGGCAACCTGCTGCGAGAGTTGCGCGAGCAGGCCGGCGTCACCCAGGAGGACGCCGCCGAGTTCATCGAGCGCCACGTGACCACCCTGTACAAGATCGAGAACGGGCTGCCCGGGGTGAAGTTACGGCCCAAGGGCGACATCGACGGCCTGGTCGAGCTGTACGGGGCGGACGAGGCGACGCACCGCCGGCTCACCGAGCTGCTCGCACTGACCCGGCTGAAGGGCCCGTTCACCCGCTACCGCGACGTCGTGTCGCCGGAGTTCGACCTGTACCTGGGGTTGGAGGGCTCCGCGACCGAGCTGGTCAGCTACGAGCCGGACCTGGTGCCGGGTCTGCTGCAGACCGAGGCGTACGCGTCGGCCATCACCAGCCTGCCCGGTGGCGACGGCCGCAGCCGGCCGCCGACCGAGGTGGCGAAGCGGGTACGGCTCCGGCGCAGCCGGCAAAGCGTGCTGACCCGCGCGACCGACCCGTTGCGGTTGGACGTGGTGCTCTCGGAGACCGTGCTGCGGCGGCCGGTCGGCGGCCCGCAGGTGCTCGCCGACCAGCTCACCCACATCGTCGCGATGACCGAGCTGCCGACCGTGTCGGTGCGCGTGGTCCGGTTCGCCGCCGGCCTGCACCTGGGCTACACGACCGGCCAGTTCATCGTGTTGCGCTTCCCCGAGGATCAGCCCATCGCCTACTGCGACGGGTTCCTCGGGGACAACTACTTCAACAAACCGCAGGAGGTGGCGCGTTACGACGAGGCATTCGCCGACATCAGCAAGCACGCCCTGAACGCCGCGGACAGCCGCGAGTTCATCGGGCAGATCACGAAGGAGACGACCACGTGA
- a CDS encoding calcium:proton antiporter, with the protein MRVRVSWTLIVPVLAVVVLALSWGRHLGPVPVALVGVLLAGAVLAAVQHAEVVAHRVGEPFGSLVLAVAVTIIEVALIVTLSVSGGADSDTLARDTVFAAVMITTNGIVGLALLIGSVRRGLAQFNPEGSGAALATVAALATLSLVLPRFTGNSPAGEFSGPQLAFAAVASLALYVVFVLTQTRRHRDFFLPVEIATTRPADERHAPRPSSRQALASLGQLLLALIGVVGLAKVESPAIEAGVRAVGFPASFVGVVIALLVLAPETLSATRSARRDQIQISLNLGYGSAMASIGLTIPTMALASIWLPNRLVLGLGPTHIVLLALTVVVSVLTVVPGRVTRLSACVHLVLLAAFVFLAIRP; encoded by the coding sequence ATGCGGGTACGGGTGTCCTGGACGCTGATCGTCCCGGTACTGGCGGTCGTCGTGCTGGCGCTGTCCTGGGGCCGCCACCTCGGCCCGGTACCGGTCGCCCTGGTCGGCGTGCTGCTCGCCGGCGCGGTACTCGCGGCCGTGCAGCACGCCGAGGTGGTGGCGCACCGGGTCGGCGAGCCGTTCGGCTCGCTGGTGCTCGCGGTCGCGGTCACCATCATCGAGGTGGCACTGATCGTGACGCTCAGCGTGTCCGGTGGCGCCGACTCGGACACCCTGGCCCGGGACACCGTCTTCGCCGCCGTCATGATCACCACGAACGGGATCGTCGGGCTGGCGCTGCTGATCGGATCGGTCCGGCGCGGGCTGGCGCAGTTCAACCCGGAGGGCAGCGGCGCCGCGCTCGCCACCGTCGCCGCGCTCGCCACGCTGAGCCTGGTGCTGCCGCGGTTCACCGGGAACTCGCCGGCCGGCGAGTTCTCCGGCCCGCAGCTGGCGTTCGCCGCGGTGGCCTCGCTGGCCCTGTACGTGGTGTTCGTGCTGACGCAGACCAGGCGGCACCGGGACTTCTTCCTGCCGGTGGAGATCGCGACGACCCGACCGGCCGACGAGCGGCACGCGCCGCGCCCGTCCAGCCGGCAGGCGCTGGCCAGCCTCGGTCAGCTGCTGCTCGCGCTGATCGGGGTGGTGGGGCTGGCCAAGGTGGAGTCACCGGCGATCGAGGCGGGGGTGCGCGCCGTCGGCTTCCCCGCCTCGTTCGTCGGCGTGGTGATCGCCCTGCTGGTACTGGCGCCCGAGACGCTGTCGGCGACCCGGTCGGCGCGGCGGGACCAGATCCAGATCAGCCTCAACCTGGGCTACGGCTCGGCGATGGCGTCGATCGGCCTGACCATCCCGACGATGGCGCTGGCGTCGATCTGGCTGCCGAACCGGCTGGTCCTGGGGCTGGGCCCGACGCACATCGTGCTGCTCGCGCTGACGGTCGTGGTCAGCGTGCTGACCGTGGTACCGGGCCGGGTCACCCGGCTGTCCGCCTGCGTGCACCTGGTCCTGCTGGCCGCCTTCGTCTTCCTCGCCATCCGTCCCTAG